Part of the Labilibaculum antarcticum genome, ATATTTGCAGATGATACAACCCAATTGGTAAACGGGAAAGGTTTATTTGCCAAAGAAAAAATATTGGATGAAGGAATTTATGTCATTTATCTTCCTTCTCAAAAATATTTTGATCTCTTAATAGGTAAAGATCAGGAGTTTTCCATATCAACAGATCCTGCAAGCTTTATTGAATCAAGCAAAATAAATGGCGCCAAAGAAAGTGAAGCCTTTCATGGTTTTCAAAAATTCATGAAATCTCAAAACGAGAAATCAAAAATAATTCAGGAGGCATACAAGGCAAGTAAAGACAATCCTGCAGAAAAAGAGAAATATCAGGAAGCTTATAAACAAGCAGATATAGACGTACGTGCTTATATTCAAAAACTGAATCAAGATTATCCTGATGGAAGTTTTGTTGCGAAATTTGCACAACTAACCTTGTCTCCAAAAATTCCGGACTTTTCAAAAGAAATTCCAGAATCAACTCCCGACAGAGATCAAGAAATAAAGAAAAAATCATACCTATACAATAAAGATCATTACTTCGATCATGTAGATTTTGCAGATAATCGTTTTTTAAGAACTCCAATTCTTAAAAATAAATTGGATTTTTTTTATGAGAAAATCCTCATTCAAAGCCCCGATACAATTGTAAAAGAAGCAACTACGATAATCGAGAAATCAAGATCCAATCAAGAGTTTTTCCAATATCTTGTGCAATACTCGCTTAACTACGCTGTTAAAAGTAAGATTATGGGAATGGACGCTGCCTTCGTTACCTTGGCAAAAAAGTTCTATTTGAGCGGAGAGGCAAATTGGGCCGATTCAACCCTACTTGCCAATATTCGTGAACGAGTAATAAAACTTCAATATAATTTAATTGGAATGAAAGCTCAGGACTTAAAGATGGAAACTCCCGAAGGCGAATTCGTAAGTTTGCACGAAGTAGAAGCCCCTTTTACTATTTTGTATTTTTGGGAGCCCGATTGCGGTCATTGTAAAACTGCAACTCCACGATTAAAGACCGAAATTTTAGACAAGTACAAGCAATTAGGTGTTAAAGTGTTCGCTGTTTGTACTCAAAATAACAAAGAAGATTGGGAAAAATTTATTGCTGATAAAGATTTATTTGATTTTATCAACTGTTACGATCCGCACTACCAGACCAATTTCAGAATTTATTACGATGTTTTTAGCACACCAACCATGTATCTGCTTGACAAGGATAAGAAAATTATTGCCAAACGATTGGATATTGACACTCTTAAAACCTTTCTTGATCACGAATTTGAAAACAAAACAAATTAAGCAACAGGACACTTTAAGGTGCCCTGTTTTGTTATGACTATATTAATTTCCTATTTCACCCCCAATAAGTAGTAGTCTATTTAAAAAACAGCTCCTTTTTTCGAAAAATTCGGATAAAATATTTTTTATGCCTGTACGCAAACGATATAGAGCTTAAAACATAGTAGAAACTAAATTGAAAATCGTATTTTCAACGACTAATACCAAATTGAAACGGCTTAACCATATTTTACGGGCTGATAAAATAACTATTAAACATTTTTTTATGTGTGGATTTGTAGGAGTTTTTGATTTGAAGGTAGACGCACAAGAGCTGCGCCCTCAAATTTTAGAAATGTCTAAAAAGATTCGTCACAGAGGTCCAGACTGGTCTGGAATATTTTGTGATGAAAAAGCGATTTTGTCTCATGAGAGACTATCGATTGTAGATCCTCAATCGGGAGGACAACCACTTTACAGCAAAGACGGTAATCTGGCTTTGGCTGTTAATGGTGAAATCTATAATCACATGGACATTCGAAATCAGATGAACGGGTCCTATGAGTTCTTAACGAAATCTGATTGTGAAGTTATCCTTGCTTTATATCAAGAAAAAGGTATCGATTTTATTGATGATCTAAATGGTATTTTTGCATTTGCTTTATACGACAAAAAGAATGACTGCTACCTAATTGGTCGTGATCATATGGGAATTATTCCATTATATCAGGGATGGGACAAACATGGTAACTACTATGTAGCTTCTGAACTAAAAGCTTTGGAAGGCTATTGCAATAAAATTGAAGAATTTCTTCCTGGAAAATTTTTATACAGCAAAGACGGAGTTGTTAAAGAATGGTACCAGCGTGATTGGCAAGATTACGAGAATGTAAAAGACAACAAAACAGACATGGCTGTTCTTCGTAAAGGTTTGGAAGATGCTGTTCATCGTCAATTGATGTCTGATGTACCTTATGGAGTATTACTTTCCGGTGGTTTGGATTCATCTGTAATTTCAGCTATCGCAAAAAAATATGCTGGGAAGCGCATTGAATCTGGCGATCAGAAAGATGCTTGGTATCCTCAACTACACTCTTTTGCTATTGGTTTAGAGGGTTCTCCTGATTTGGCAGCTTCTCGTGTAGTAGCAGATCATATTGACACCGTTCATCATGAAGTAACCTTTACTGTTCAGGAAGGTTTAGATGCAATTAAGGATGTAATTTACCACTTGGAAACATACGATGTAACCACAGTTCGTGCTTCTACTCCTATGTATTTACTAGCGCGAGTTATTAAATCGATGGGAATTAAGATGGTTCTTTCTGGTGAAGGTGCCGACGAAATGTTTGGTGGCTATCTTTACTTCCATAAAGCACCAAATGCCAAGGAATTTCATAACGAATGTTTACGTAAATTAGATAAGCTACACCAATACGATTGTTTACGTTCGAACAAATCGATGGCTTCGTGGGGAGTTGAAAGTCGTGTACCATTCTTGGATAAAGAATTCCTTGATATTGCCATGCGAATTAACCCAGACGACAAAATGTGTACTGATGGGAAAATGGAAAAATGGATACTTCGTAAAGCATTCGAAGACTATTTACCAGAAAGTGTAGCTTGGAGACAAAAAGAACAATTCTCCGATGGAGTTGGTTACAATTGGATCGACTCTTTAAAAGAAATTGTCGAAAAGGCTATTTCTGATGAGCAATTGGCAAACGCTAAATTCCGTTTCCCAGTTAATCCACCTATGTCGAAGGAAGAGTATTACTACAGAACAGTATTTGCAGAACATTACCCTTCGGATACAGCTGCAGCATGTGTACCATCGGTGCCATCTATTGCTTGTAGTTCTCCCGTTGCAATTGCTTGGGATGCTTCATTCCAAAACAATGCAGATCCTTCGGGAAGAGCCATTAAAGCGGTTCATAACGACGCATACAAAAATAAATAAATATCGTAACAGATAATGAAAAAGGCCATTCGCATGATGCGAATGGTCTTTTTTCTCGTCTTAGTAATTCGAGATTTTCACTTCTATTTTGCAGAATACAAAAAGACTAGACATAAAGTTTTAAGTATCCCTAAAACTTCTATATTTGCATTGAAACCATTATTATTCAACTCAAAAATTTCATTTAAGGATTGAGTTCTATAATTTAGAAACAAATCTATGAAAAAGTTAATCAATTTATTTGCTATCAGACCGAACCTGAGACGTTTTTTGACTTCCTATTACCGCAATGATTTAGCATTTGACATAGAGGTTCAGCTTAGAATGCGGGCACTGAATTCTTCCTGCGAATACATTGAAAAAAATATGGTTGACGTCCCCATATTTAACAAGGCTTACGATGCATTGGATTATGCCTTAAACGAAATAAATTTAGAAGGACTTATTTGTGAATTTGGTGTATGGAAAGGTAAATCCGCCAACTACATTGCCAAAAAAACCTCAAAAACGGTACATGCCTTTGATTCCTTTGAAGGATTGCCAGAAACATGGTTGACAAGTCACAAAAAAGGACATTTTGCTTTAAATAACATGCCAGTGTTCGAAAAAAATGTTATTATCCACAAAGGATGGTTCGATGAAACT contains:
- a CDS encoding TlpA family protein disulfide reductase → MKKTFITLMCVGFCLLSSFTSKAQKYNIEINLIGSTDSTAYLAHYFDGRIFADDTTQLVNGKGLFAKEKILDEGIYVIYLPSQKYFDLLIGKDQEFSISTDPASFIESSKINGAKESEAFHGFQKFMKSQNEKSKIIQEAYKASKDNPAEKEKYQEAYKQADIDVRAYIQKLNQDYPDGSFVAKFAQLTLSPKIPDFSKEIPESTPDRDQEIKKKSYLYNKDHYFDHVDFADNRFLRTPILKNKLDFFYEKILIQSPDTIVKEATTIIEKSRSNQEFFQYLVQYSLNYAVKSKIMGMDAAFVTLAKKFYLSGEANWADSTLLANIRERVIKLQYNLIGMKAQDLKMETPEGEFVSLHEVEAPFTILYFWEPDCGHCKTATPRLKTEILDKYKQLGVKVFAVCTQNNKEDWEKFIADKDLFDFINCYDPHYQTNFRIYYDVFSTPTMYLLDKDKKIIAKRLDIDTLKTFLDHEFENKTN
- the asnB gene encoding asparagine synthase B, whose amino-acid sequence is MCGFVGVFDLKVDAQELRPQILEMSKKIRHRGPDWSGIFCDEKAILSHERLSIVDPQSGGQPLYSKDGNLALAVNGEIYNHMDIRNQMNGSYEFLTKSDCEVILALYQEKGIDFIDDLNGIFAFALYDKKNDCYLIGRDHMGIIPLYQGWDKHGNYYVASELKALEGYCNKIEEFLPGKFLYSKDGVVKEWYQRDWQDYENVKDNKTDMAVLRKGLEDAVHRQLMSDVPYGVLLSGGLDSSVISAIAKKYAGKRIESGDQKDAWYPQLHSFAIGLEGSPDLAASRVVADHIDTVHHEVTFTVQEGLDAIKDVIYHLETYDVTTVRASTPMYLLARVIKSMGIKMVLSGEGADEMFGGYLYFHKAPNAKEFHNECLRKLDKLHQYDCLRSNKSMASWGVESRVPFLDKEFLDIAMRINPDDKMCTDGKMEKWILRKAFEDYLPESVAWRQKEQFSDGVGYNWIDSLKEIVEKAISDEQLANAKFRFPVNPPMSKEEYYYRTVFAEHYPSDTAAACVPSVPSIACSSPVAIAWDASFQNNADPSGRAIKAVHNDAYKNK
- a CDS encoding class I SAM-dependent methyltransferase, which produces MKKLINLFAIRPNLRRFLTSYYRNDLAFDIEVQLRMRALNSSCEYIEKNMVDVPIFNKAYDALDYALNEINLEGLICEFGVWKGKSANYIAKKTSKTVHAFDSFEGLPETWLTSHKKGHFALNNMPVFEKNVIIHKGWFDETLPQFVNEYTNKISFLHIDCDLYSSTKTIFKSLNNQITKGTIILFDEYFNYPFWEHHEYKAFQEFVQENNIKYEYLCYSSKKFGSKVAVKIL